The sequence CGACTCCCGGCCACCAGACGCCGTTCGAGTTCCACCGCCAACGACGACTTGCCCGATCCGGACAACCCCGTGAGCCAGATGGTGGCGCCCTGGTGGGTGCGCTGTTCCCGGGACACCTTGGTGGTCTGCCACACGACGTGGCTGTCCTTGCTGACCGGGGCGGTGATCATGCCCGCCGCCACCGTCTTGTTGCTGGCCTCATCGATGAGGATGAAGCTGCCGGTCTCGCGGTTCTTGCGATAGGCGTCGAACATCACCGGTTGTTGGGTGTGCACGCTGATGCGTGCTATCTCGTTGAGCCCGAGGCTTTCCGCTTCCTCGTCACGATGCAGGGTGTTCACATCGAGGCGATAGTTCAGACCACTGACCTGCGCCCGGGTCAGCCGGGTGCCGCACATCATCTGGTACCGGTTACCCGGGCGCAGCTCGGTGTCGTCGGCGAACCAGCACACCATCGCGTCGAGGTCGCGACCGACGAACGGCCGGTTGTTCGGCCGCGCCAGCATGTCGCCACGGACGATGTCGATCTCGTCGGCCAGCTCGATCGACACCGCCATGGTCGCGAACGCCTCGTCGACCTTGGCACCTCCCGGCCCCCAGATCTCCGTGATCGTGGTGCTGAAACCCCCTGGTAGGACAACGATCTCATCTCCACGGGAGAACACCCCACCGGCCACGGTCCCGGCATAGGCGCGGTGATCGGCACCGTCGCTGCGCTGCGGCCGGATGACGTACTGCACCGGCATCCGCGCATCGATGAGGTTGCGGTCCGAGGCGATATAGACGTTCTCCAGATGGTTCAGCAGCGGGCGACCCTCGTACCACGGCATGTTCGTCGACTGCTCGACCACGTTGTCGCCCTGCAGCGCCGACATCGGGATGAAGGTGAGGTCGGTGACATTGAGCTTGGCGGCGAAAGCGACGAAGTCGTCGCAGATCTCGTCGAACCGCTCCTGCGACCAACCGACCAGGTCCATCTTGTTCACACAGACCGTGAGGTGCGGGATACCCAGCAACGAGGAGAGAAAGGCATGCCGGCGAGTCTGTTCCAGAACACCCTTACGTGCATCGATCAGAATCATCGCGAGGTCGGAGGTGGAGGCGCCGGTGACCATGTTGCGCGTGTACTGCACGTGCCCAGGGGTGTCGGCGATGATGAACTTGCGTCTCGGCGTCGAAAAGTACCGGTACGCGACGTCGATGGTGATGCCCTGCTCACGCTCAGCGCGCAACCCGTCGGTGAGGAGAGCCAGATCGGCATACTCGTCTCCGCGTTCGGCGCTCGTCCGCTCGATGGACTCCAGCTGATCGGTGAAGATGCTCTTCGAATCGAACAGGAGCCTGCCGATCAGGGTGGACTTGCCGTCGTCGACCGACCCCGCGGTCGCCAAACGCAACAATTCCTTGGCGTGCCGACCGGGCCCGCTCACTTCGTTCCCGGCGCCCAACACACCGGGCCC is a genomic window of Gordonia sp. SID5947 containing:
- the cysC gene encoding adenylyl-sulfate kinase translates to MGAGNEVSGPGVLGAGNEVSGPGRHAKELLRLATAGSVDDGKSTLIGRLLFDSKSIFTDQLESIERTSAERGDEYADLALLTDGLRAEREQGITIDVAYRYFSTPRRKFIIADTPGHVQYTRNMVTGASTSDLAMILIDARKGVLEQTRRHAFLSSLLGIPHLTVCVNKMDLVGWSQERFDEICDDFVAFAAKLNVTDLTFIPMSALQGDNVVEQSTNMPWYEGRPLLNHLENVYIASDRNLIDARMPVQYVIRPQRSDGADHRAYAGTVAGGVFSRGDEIVVLPGGFSTTITEIWGPGGAKVDEAFATMAVSIELADEIDIVRGDMLARPNNRPFVGRDLDAMVCWFADDTELRPGNRYQMMCGTRLTRAQVSGLNYRLDVNTLHRDEEAESLGLNEIARISVHTQQPVMFDAYRKNRETGSFILIDEASNKTVAAGMITAPVSKDSHVVWQTTKVSREQRTHQGATIWLTGLSGSGKSSLAVELERRLVAGSRPAYLMDGDNLRHGLNVDLGFSDDDRRENIRRTSEVAALFADAGAIAIVSLISPFAEERERAREIHAQRGLPFFEIFVDTPLAVCEERDPKGLYAKARRGEISQFTGIDSPYERPGNADVVVTPSDGSPADVAESIIRNLGL